One genomic segment of Hydrocarboniclastica marina includes these proteins:
- a CDS encoding efflux RND transporter periplasmic adaptor subunit translates to MSQSSKGRLLLPVVLLFGWSMGALAQDRPDVRVEQVSKTDIISEVLLNGTANPMRSSGLSTAVAGLLDQVSVEPGSYVVAGDLLMRLDDEQAALELEQAEAAVEESRVALEEARRRVSEARSVGAGRNIAATEVSTRESAAASAEATLERLEAERRRQEVILQRHRIEAPFDGVVSQRLSDLGEWVTPGDELLRLVDTRNLRLDFEVPQDHYPRIDDRSTLRVKHQGERLEATINTLVPVTDSAARTFLLRALPPPDMAVLPGMAVQATLRMTTGEQGLTVPRDAVNRYPEGRVTVWLAEPTDESGVFTVTEKRIELGAAFEGRIEVTDGLEGNERVVTRGNESLSEGVEVTLAGDIGGES, encoded by the coding sequence TTGAGTCAGTCATCGAAAGGGAGACTTCTGCTCCCGGTAGTGCTGCTGTTCGGCTGGAGCATGGGCGCGCTGGCCCAGGATCGACCGGACGTGCGTGTGGAGCAGGTCAGTAAGACAGACATCATTTCCGAAGTTCTGCTCAACGGAACGGCGAATCCCATGCGATCCTCCGGATTATCCACCGCGGTGGCGGGTTTGCTGGACCAGGTTTCTGTGGAGCCCGGCAGCTATGTTGTCGCTGGCGATCTGTTGATGCGGCTGGACGACGAGCAGGCAGCGCTGGAGCTGGAGCAAGCGGAAGCGGCGGTGGAAGAAAGCCGGGTCGCCCTGGAAGAGGCTCGCCGGCGGGTGTCTGAGGCGCGTTCAGTTGGGGCGGGGCGCAACATAGCCGCAACCGAGGTCAGCACCCGGGAAAGCGCAGCTGCGTCCGCAGAAGCGACCCTTGAGCGACTGGAGGCAGAGCGCCGTCGACAGGAAGTGATTCTCCAGCGGCATCGGATTGAAGCCCCGTTCGACGGTGTGGTCAGCCAGCGTTTGAGCGACCTGGGCGAATGGGTCACCCCAGGCGATGAACTATTGCGCCTGGTGGACACTCGTAATCTGAGGCTGGATTTCGAGGTACCCCAGGACCATTACCCGCGCATCGACGACCGCTCAACACTGAGGGTGAAACACCAGGGCGAGCGTCTGGAGGCGACCATCAATACGTTGGTGCCGGTGACCGATTCCGCGGCCCGAACCTTTCTCCTGCGTGCGCTGCCGCCGCCCGACATGGCCGTGCTGCCCGGCATGGCCGTGCAGGCGACCCTGCGTATGACCACGGGCGAGCAGGGGCTGACGGTGCCGAGAGATGCGGTCAACCGCTATCCGGAGGGGCGGGTTACCGTCTGGCTGGCGGAGCCAACGGACGAATCCGGCGTGTTCACCGTCACCGAGAAGCGCATCGAACTCGGCGCCGCGTTCGAGGGCCGCATTGAGGTTACCGATGGGCTTGAGGGCAACGAGCGGGTTGTGACCCGAGGCAATGAATCGCTCAGCGAAGGCGTTGAGGTGACCCTGGCCGGTGACATCGGCGGGGAAAGCTGA
- a CDS encoding anti-sigma factor codes for MTERDELDMLVAEFVLGTLSAQERAYVQSRRTEDPELDRLILHWEEHLSAMAEDTDPVQPAPELFECIERRLDGLESAGGIDNVTVLRQQVNRWRWSTALASLAALVLVAVLVFQPESQPTTQSFVAVFQHNDEQPAFLLTVDLDNRQLNIRPVTAEPVSGRSYQLWIKADELGPKPRSVGVLGNNFTLNDAALRDYDPALLQKATFGISLEPEGGSPTGQPTGPAIHGYLYPARVDQGDVSL; via the coding sequence ATGACCGAACGCGACGAGCTGGACATGCTGGTTGCAGAGTTCGTTCTGGGCACGCTTTCGGCCCAGGAGCGGGCTTATGTCCAGAGCCGGCGCACGGAAGATCCCGAGCTGGACAGGTTGATTCTGCACTGGGAAGAGCATTTGTCCGCAATGGCGGAGGACACCGACCCTGTGCAACCTGCGCCCGAGCTCTTCGAGTGCATTGAACGGCGGCTCGACGGCCTTGAGTCAGCTGGCGGGATCGACAACGTCACCGTGCTCCGGCAGCAAGTTAACCGATGGCGCTGGAGCACGGCACTGGCGTCGCTGGCGGCTCTGGTGCTGGTTGCAGTTCTGGTGTTTCAGCCAGAGTCTCAGCCAACCACGCAGTCGTTCGTGGCGGTGTTCCAGCATAACGACGAGCAGCCAGCGTTCTTGCTGACTGTCGACCTGGACAATCGCCAGCTCAATATCCGGCCGGTCACGGCGGAGCCGGTATCCGGCCGGTCCTACCAACTCTGGATCAAGGCCGATGAACTTGGACCGAAGCCGCGATCCGTCGGCGTTCTCGGCAATAACTTTACGCTCAACGACGCCGCATTGCGTGACTACGACCCGGCGCTTCTCCAAAAAGCCACTTTTGGCATCAGTCTGGAGCCGGAAGGCGGCTCGCCCACGGGCCAGCCTACTGGTCCGGCGATTCATGGTTATCTGTATCCTGCGCGAGTGGACCAGGGCGACGTCAGCCTGTAA
- a CDS encoding DUF7282 domain-containing protein, translating into MNKHSKITAFLAATVVSASLTSGAALAHDHGDVGVWGDDQSVSEGTVTAKKVMAEENGWLVVHRTDKAMKPGPVVGYAPLKKGKNMDVPAILTEEVASGDMLMLMVHSEDGGMKTGVFEYTLGAKEDGPIRKDGELVMTTVTAK; encoded by the coding sequence ATGAACAAGCACTCAAAGATCACTGCATTTCTGGCCGCCACGGTTGTTTCGGCTTCGCTCACCTCTGGCGCTGCGCTGGCGCATGACCATGGCGATGTCGGCGTTTGGGGCGATGATCAGTCTGTCTCCGAGGGCACAGTGACGGCCAAGAAGGTGATGGCGGAAGAGAACGGTTGGCTGGTAGTGCACCGCACCGACAAGGCCATGAAGCCTGGTCCGGTGGTTGGCTACGCGCCGCTTAAAAAGGGCAAGAACATGGACGTGCCGGCGATTCTCACTGAAGAAGTCGCCAGCGGGGACATGCTGATGCTTATGGTGCATAGCGAAGACGGCGGAATGAAGACCGGCGTTTTCGAATACACCCTCGGTGCCAAGGAAGACGGCCCGATTCGCAAGGATGGTGAGCTGGTGATGACCACAGTTACCGCTAAATAG
- a CDS encoding putative metalloprotease CJM1_0395 family protein, whose translation MQIGSSSHLHQYSLPSGPTSGQAPANRGALVNGSDYGADSSAHEASGRASDKAGDKAVPASGKTAAESPDEASKPAEQPEGQQAAEERLAEEQVAVIRDMKARDREVRQHEAAHKAVGGSLAGAVSYTYQRGPDGVAYAVGGEVPIDISPAENPEATIQKMDIVKAAAMAPAQPSPQDLQVVAAATQTKVQAQAELAAEEREPGGEAGAAKPTKEGNSGESGDARETQESGDAKRAASAYQSMNDFMAGLRSTNGAFEARA comes from the coding sequence ATGCAAATCGGCTCTTCATCACATCTTCATCAGTACAGCCTGCCGTCGGGGCCGACTTCCGGTCAGGCGCCGGCCAATCGCGGCGCGCTGGTGAATGGCAGTGATTACGGCGCTGACAGCAGCGCCCATGAAGCTTCTGGCAGAGCTTCAGACAAAGCCGGCGATAAAGCCGTTCCGGCTTCGGGCAAAACAGCAGCCGAATCGCCAGATGAGGCGTCAAAACCAGCCGAGCAACCTGAAGGTCAGCAAGCGGCGGAAGAGCGCCTCGCCGAAGAGCAGGTCGCCGTTATCCGGGACATGAAGGCGCGCGATCGTGAGGTTCGCCAGCACGAGGCCGCTCATAAAGCTGTGGGTGGGAGTCTTGCCGGTGCTGTCAGTTACACCTATCAGCGCGGGCCCGACGGTGTAGCTTATGCGGTGGGCGGTGAAGTCCCCATCGATATCTCGCCGGCCGAGAATCCCGAAGCCACCATACAGAAAATGGATATCGTCAAGGCTGCGGCCATGGCCCCGGCACAGCCTTCGCCGCAGGATCTCCAGGTTGTTGCCGCAGCAACCCAGACAAAGGTGCAGGCCCAGGCCGAGCTGGCTGCGGAGGAGCGGGAGCCCGGTGGCGAGGCGGGCGCAGCCAAGCCCACTAAAGAAGGCAACAGCGGAGAGTCAGGGGACGCTCGCGAAACGCAGGAGAGCGGTGATGCAAAACGAGCCGCTTCGGCCTACCAGAGCATGAACGATTTTATGGCCGGCCTGCGGTCGACGAACGGCGCATTCGAAGCCCGCGCCTGA
- a CDS encoding dienelactone hydrolase family protein, translated as MSTQRSDSPRPIANRPIPQEAFDWYDAYAHGLMDRRDFMAKLGSLAALGFSLTVLTSTLMPNYAEAGQVSFNDPKIKASYELFPSPMGHGEGRGYLVVPSELSGKAPVVLVAHENRGLNPYIEDVARRLAMEGFIAFAPDALYPAGGYPGNDDKGREMQSNLDRGKIEEDFIAAARFLKNHEQSNGKLGAVGFCFGGYIVNLLAATLGDELDAGVVFYGTPAAEELRSNISAPLLLQFAGIDDRVNETWADYEADLKANDVDYTAHFYDGVNHGFHNDSTGRYSEKEAELAWSRTLAFFERHLS; from the coding sequence ATGAGTACGCAGCGTTCCGATTCACCCCGACCTATTGCCAATCGACCTATTCCCCAAGAAGCGTTCGACTGGTACGACGCCTATGCCCACGGGCTCATGGATCGCCGCGATTTCATGGCAAAGCTGGGCTCGCTGGCCGCACTGGGCTTCAGTCTGACGGTGCTGACCTCCACGCTCATGCCCAACTATGCCGAAGCCGGGCAGGTCTCATTCAATGATCCCAAGATCAAAGCCAGCTACGAGCTGTTCCCGTCGCCCATGGGTCACGGCGAGGGACGTGGTTATCTGGTGGTGCCGAGCGAGCTGAGCGGCAAGGCGCCGGTCGTGCTCGTGGCCCATGAGAACCGCGGGCTTAACCCCTATATCGAGGATGTCGCCCGTCGCCTGGCAATGGAAGGTTTCATTGCCTTCGCACCGGACGCCCTATACCCGGCCGGCGGTTATCCCGGCAATGACGACAAAGGGCGGGAAATGCAGAGCAACCTGGATCGCGGGAAGATAGAGGAAGACTTTATCGCGGCGGCCCGCTTCCTGAAAAACCATGAGCAGAGCAATGGCAAACTGGGGGCGGTCGGCTTCTGCTTTGGCGGCTACATTGTCAACCTGCTGGCGGCGACGCTCGGCGACGAACTGGACGCGGGCGTGGTGTTTTACGGCACACCCGCTGCGGAGGAGTTACGGAGCAATATCAGCGCTCCCCTCTTGCTGCAATTCGCCGGCATTGATGACCGTGTGAATGAGACCTGGGCAGACTACGAAGCGGACCTCAAAGCCAACGATGTGGACTACACCGCGCACTTCTATGACGGTGTGAACCATGGTTTCCATAATGATTCGACGGGGCGGTATTCGGAAAAAGAGGCTGAACTGGCCTGGTCGCGGACGCTGGCGTTCTTTGAACGCCACCTCAGCTGA
- a CDS encoding DUF7352 domain-containing protein, whose translation MKTIHKYRLEAYQGLNNLRLRDGFRIVRAEYLVTEKAVFLWVEEPLRADVASQQYNFRVALSGEPVPEHYCYRGTALDPFGAEAYHVFEVMEQRRENMAGGRREMEQLRRAPAVNAA comes from the coding sequence ATGAAAACCATTCACAAGTACCGTTTGGAAGCTTACCAGGGTCTCAATAATCTGCGTTTGCGCGACGGTTTCCGCATTGTCCGGGCGGAATATCTGGTTACCGAGAAAGCGGTTTTCCTCTGGGTCGAAGAACCTCTTCGGGCAGATGTGGCCAGTCAGCAGTACAACTTCCGCGTTGCCCTTTCCGGCGAGCCAGTGCCTGAGCACTATTGCTACCGCGGAACTGCGCTGGACCCGTTTGGCGCGGAGGCCTATCACGTGTTTGAGGTTATGGAACAGCGCCGTGAAAACATGGCCGGGGGCCGGCGAGAGATGGAGCAACTCAGAAGAGCGCCCGCAGTGAATGCGGCTTAG
- a CDS encoding PEP-CTERM sorting domain-containing protein: MAFKKGFGPMQVKSVVIAALMSLLLAGTVSAGPIMHLHDSQGNLGTVDVESGNVNIIGSMGVTMTDIAFDTSGNLWGISFTGLYSINSSNASASYIGNHNIAGGNALVFGTDGTLYAAGTNTQNLYSVDTSNAAATNLGNMGFSSGGDLAFNSGGFYMASDSAELISIDLNDVSNSSSIGGFGVANMYGLATGDDGLLYGVADTTIYGIDLLTGAASNGVSFAAQGMGQAFGQSFYTEAGASEVPEPGSLALLGMGILGLVVSRKAKAS; this comes from the coding sequence ATGGCATTTAAAAAGGGTTTCGGCCCAATGCAGGTCAAGTCAGTCGTGATCGCTGCACTGATGAGCCTTTTGCTGGCAGGCACCGTGTCCGCCGGCCCGATCATGCACCTCCACGACAGCCAGGGGAATCTGGGCACCGTCGATGTAGAAAGCGGAAACGTGAATATCATCGGCTCGATGGGCGTTACCATGACCGACATCGCCTTTGATACGTCTGGAAACCTCTGGGGCATCTCCTTCACCGGGCTTTATTCGATCAACAGCAGCAATGCTTCAGCCAGCTACATTGGTAACCACAATATTGCCGGGGGCAATGCCCTGGTCTTTGGTACCGACGGGACACTTTATGCTGCGGGAACCAACACCCAGAACCTCTATAGCGTTGACACTTCGAATGCCGCAGCAACCAACCTTGGCAATATGGGTTTCTCCTCAGGCGGCGACCTCGCATTCAATAGCGGCGGTTTCTACATGGCCTCAGACTCAGCGGAGTTGATCAGTATTGACCTGAACGATGTCTCTAACTCCTCGAGCATTGGCGGGTTTGGTGTTGCCAACATGTATGGGCTGGCCACCGGTGACGACGGCCTACTTTACGGTGTAGCAGACACAACGATTTATGGTATAGACCTTCTGACCGGAGCAGCCTCGAACGGCGTCTCCTTCGCAGCCCAGGGCATGGGCCAGGCCTTCGGCCAGAGTTTCTACACTGAAGCGGGAGCCAGTGAAGTTCCGGAGCCTGGTTCCCTTGCGCTTTTGGGTATGGGAATACTGGGGCTGGTTGTCTCAAGAAAGGCGAAAGCCAGCTGA
- a CDS encoding phosphate-starvation-inducible PsiE family protein, with amino-acid sequence MRESFDTKLLGGLHGIIRWAVRALALLMVFVIIMGVVDVGWILYERLVSPPVYILTISDMLATFGAFMAVLIAIEIFINITVYLRDNVIHVKIVIATALMAIARKVIVLDLEKVSPAYLWGIASIMLAVSLAYLMMQWVVEDREVITNKANP; translated from the coding sequence ATGCGAGAAAGTTTTGATACCAAGCTGCTCGGCGGACTCCACGGGATAATCCGCTGGGCAGTGCGTGCCCTGGCTCTGCTCATGGTGTTTGTCATCATCATGGGCGTGGTCGATGTGGGCTGGATTCTGTACGAGCGGCTAGTCTCGCCCCCGGTCTACATACTGACAATTTCGGACATGCTGGCCACGTTCGGCGCATTCATGGCGGTATTGATCGCCATCGAGATCTTCATCAATATCACCGTCTATCTACGCGATAACGTGATCCACGTGAAGATTGTAATAGCCACGGCCCTCATGGCAATCGCCCGAAAAGTGATTGTGCTGGATTTGGAAAAAGTGTCGCCAGCCTATCTCTGGGGCATCGCGTCTATCATGCTTGCAGTAAGTCTTGCCTACCTGATGATGCAGTGGGTGGTTGAAGATCGTGAGGTCATTACGAACAAGGCGAATCCCTAG
- a CDS encoding sigma-70 family RNA polymerase sigma factor, which yields MHTDSQQSTSSEGGFDGRAESAAQNRRTMSESANGVAKLIYRVAAKDRAAFTQLYRVTAPKLLGIVLRMLRDRSWADDVIQEAYVKIWQKADLFDADKSSPLTWLASVARHLAIDELRRNPVGRTSTGEDLEQVASRQVAVQEQLESEEEAGRLNHCIDELEKDRQDMVRLAYLYGWSRDELASQFEQPVNTVKTWLHRALKQIRRCLEL from the coding sequence ATGCATACCGACTCACAACAGTCCACTTCGAGCGAGGGCGGCTTCGACGGTCGCGCTGAATCTGCGGCGCAGAATCGAAGGACAATGTCGGAGTCCGCGAACGGGGTCGCCAAGCTGATTTACCGCGTCGCTGCGAAAGATCGCGCCGCCTTTACTCAGCTATACCGCGTTACGGCGCCGAAACTTCTGGGCATTGTGCTGCGTATGCTGAGAGATAGAAGCTGGGCTGATGATGTGATCCAGGAGGCCTATGTGAAAATCTGGCAGAAGGCCGACCTGTTTGATGCAGACAAGTCCTCACCCCTGACCTGGCTGGCATCTGTCGCGAGGCACCTCGCCATCGACGAGCTGCGCAGAAACCCCGTGGGTCGCACCAGCACCGGCGAGGACCTGGAGCAGGTCGCCAGCAGGCAGGTTGCCGTCCAGGAGCAGCTGGAGAGCGAGGAGGAGGCGGGTCGGCTGAACCACTGTATCGACGAATTGGAGAAAGACCGCCAGGATATGGTGCGACTGGCGTATCTTTATGGCTGGTCGCGGGATGAACTGGCAAGCCAGTTTGAGCAGCCGGTAAACACGGTGAAAACCTGGCTTCACCGCGCGCTGAAGCAGATCAGAAGGTGCCTTGAGCTATGA
- a CDS encoding permease has product MDSFLQSWHEAAMTSAGFFWMALWAFVLGYVISSLIQVLVTQQRMQKAMGKTGPKSMLLGTFFGFISSSCSFAALATTRALFQKGAGLAPSIAFLLASTNLVIELGVVIAIFLSWQFVVAEYVGGILLILFGWLFIRITRPDKLIKQARERLGRDEDAEAGGSGDWRKKIKSREGWQQIGMTYVMEWQMVWKDVLIGFTVAGVIAAFVPESFFHSIFVGAGNGEGGQPGFFALLAQTLIGPIAAFFTFIGSMGNIPLAAVLFGNGVSFAGVMAFIFSDLVVLPVLRINASYYGWKMSLYILALLLSGLVFASMAMHYGFFALGMLPDSDTVRAATQQDHFKFDYGFVLNLIFLAITAVLIWFWWQARQAHGHEHDHHDHGGGAGLGTIVLRTLCAVALIWLAGGLVLAPVLG; this is encoded by the coding sequence ATGGATAGCTTTCTGCAGAGTTGGCATGAGGCCGCGATGACCAGCGCCGGGTTCTTCTGGATGGCGCTCTGGGCGTTTGTTCTGGGCTATGTCATCAGCAGCCTGATCCAGGTTCTCGTCACCCAGCAGCGCATGCAGAAAGCCATGGGCAAAACCGGCCCCAAGAGCATGCTGCTGGGGACTTTTTTCGGCTTTATCTCCAGTTCCTGCAGTTTCGCCGCGCTGGCAACCACGCGTGCTTTGTTCCAGAAGGGCGCCGGCCTTGCCCCTTCAATTGCCTTTCTCCTCGCCTCGACAAACCTTGTGATAGAACTTGGGGTAGTGATAGCTATCTTCCTGAGCTGGCAGTTTGTGGTGGCGGAATATGTCGGCGGTATTCTGCTGATCCTGTTTGGCTGGCTGTTTATCCGTATCACTCGCCCGGACAAATTGATCAAGCAGGCGCGGGAACGTCTCGGCAGAGACGAGGACGCGGAAGCAGGCGGAAGCGGGGACTGGCGGAAGAAGATCAAAAGTCGCGAGGGCTGGCAGCAGATAGGGATGACCTATGTCATGGAATGGCAGATGGTCTGGAAAGATGTCCTGATCGGTTTTACCGTCGCCGGTGTCATCGCCGCGTTTGTGCCGGAGAGCTTCTTTCACAGCATCTTTGTCGGCGCGGGTAATGGCGAGGGGGGACAGCCGGGGTTTTTCGCGCTGCTCGCCCAGACGCTGATCGGCCCGATTGCTGCATTTTTTACCTTCATCGGTTCCATGGGCAATATCCCGCTCGCCGCTGTGCTGTTCGGTAACGGCGTCAGCTTTGCCGGGGTTATGGCCTTCATCTTCTCTGATCTGGTCGTGTTGCCAGTGCTTCGGATTAACGCCAGTTACTACGGCTGGAAGATGTCACTCTACATACTGGCCCTGCTTTTAAGTGGACTGGTTTTCGCATCGATGGCCATGCACTACGGTTTTTTTGCGCTGGGGATGCTCCCGGACAGCGATACCGTTCGGGCCGCTACGCAGCAGGATCACTTCAAGTTTGACTACGGGTTTGTCCTGAACCTGATTTTTCTGGCGATCACGGCTGTCCTGATATGGTTCTGGTGGCAGGCCCGGCAGGCGCACGGGCATGAACACGACCATCACGACCACGGCGGTGGTGCGGGCCTGGGTACGATCGTCCTTCGCACCCTCTGTGCAGTCGCGTTAATCTGGTTGGCCGGGGGCCTCGTTCTCGCGCCCGTGCTTGGGTGA
- a CDS encoding LysR family transcriptional regulator, translating to MKHLNYKHLHYFWVIAREGSIARASESLDLAPQTLSGQLASLEEAVGGLLFQRKGRNLVLTDLGRTVFSYTNEMFGVAEELKQVLNSNASERPVHLAVGIVASIHKLIAYRLIEPAMELDRQIVLRCSTGSLEHLMHDLKRYRLDLVLTDQLPKPDKDFAAHSFELVTSTISIFAAPALAGQLRPGFPGSLDNQPFLANVLESPYLHRLMQWLAEQGVRPRIRAEVDDSALIKVFASHGAGAFAAPTLIGDEVCRQYQVEEVGRIQSITESLFAITGKRRSGNPAVGAICGSRAD from the coding sequence TTGAAGCACCTCAACTACAAACACCTGCACTACTTCTGGGTCATTGCCCGGGAAGGCTCGATAGCACGGGCGAGTGAGTCCCTCGACCTTGCGCCGCAGACGCTGAGCGGGCAATTGGCTTCGCTGGAAGAAGCCGTGGGCGGTCTGTTATTCCAGCGCAAGGGCCGTAACCTGGTGCTGACGGACTTGGGCCGGACGGTATTCAGCTATACGAATGAAATGTTTGGCGTGGCGGAAGAGCTCAAGCAGGTGTTGAACAGTAACGCCTCCGAGCGACCCGTACATCTGGCGGTGGGTATCGTCGCCTCTATTCACAAGCTGATCGCCTATCGCCTCATTGAACCGGCCATGGAACTGGATCGACAGATCGTTCTGCGGTGCAGCACCGGTAGCCTTGAGCATCTGATGCATGACCTGAAGCGCTACCGGCTGGATCTGGTGCTTACAGATCAGCTGCCAAAACCGGATAAAGATTTTGCAGCCCACAGTTTTGAACTGGTCACCTCCACCATCAGCATATTTGCCGCGCCGGCACTGGCCGGACAGCTGCGTCCGGGTTTTCCCGGCAGTCTCGACAATCAGCCGTTTCTCGCCAATGTCCTGGAGTCGCCCTATCTGCATCGCCTGATGCAGTGGCTGGCGGAACAGGGCGTGAGGCCGCGCATCCGGGCCGAGGTCGATGACAGCGCCTTGATCAAAGTGTTCGCTAGCCACGGCGCGGGGGCATTTGCGGCGCCCACTCTCATTGGCGACGAAGTGTGTCGCCAGTATCAGGTGGAAGAGGTCGGGCGCATTCAGTCCATAACGGAATCGCTTTTCGCAATCACCGGCAAACGGCGTTCAGGAAACCCCGCCGTAGGCGCCATCTGCGGGAGTCGCGCCGATTAA